The DNA window TGCTGGAATTCTCCGACTTCACGCTGGTGCGGCGCCAAAGCGCCTCGGGGCCATTCTGGACGCCGCAGGCACCCGAAACCCTACTCGCGGAGATGTACGGCCCCGGCTGGCGTCAGCCCGACCCGGACTACGAAGGCTATCTCGGTGCGCCGGCGCTAGTGAATTTCACCGACTTCACCCGTGCCATCGGTTATCTGCGCCTGCTCGAGGCCTGGCTCGGCGGTCATCGGACACGCGTCGACCGCTTGCTCGACAGCCTGACGCGCCGCGACCCCCGGGATCCGATCCTGCCCGCCTGGCGTGGGCCAGGCGCGCCATCGCCGCCCGCCATCCGGATCGGCGGCACCGTCGGCTGCTTCGATCTGCTGCATGTGGGCCACCTGCGCTTTCTGCAAGCCGCCCGCAAGGGCTGCGCGACGCTCAAGGTGGGCGTTTGCACCGATCGCGGGGCCTGGCGCAGCAAGCAATGCCGCCCGACCATCCCGCAGGAACAGCGCCTGGAACTGATCCGTGGCCTGGCCTGCGTCGACGACGCCTGTCTGTTCGAGGGCACCCTGGCCGAGACCCGGGCCGCCGCCGACTGGATCGAAGCCTGGGGCGTGGACGGCCTGTTCGTCAGCGAGGACTGGGCCGGCTCGCCGCGCTGGCTGGCGCTGGAGCCGCTGCTCGGCGCGCGCGGCATCCGCTGCGTCTGGCTGCCATATACGGGGGGCGTTTCCAGTACCCTGATCCGCGCGCAACTCAAGACCGCCGACCGGCCCGACGCTGTGGCCTGCATCGCGCGGCCTGAACCCGGCGCTTGACGAAGCCATCGCCAAGGTTTACCTCTGGCTCCCACGCTCCAGCGTGGGAGCAAGTCCCGACGCTCCAGCGTCGCGTCATCATCCGCACCGCCAGAGCGGTGCAACGGCATTCCCACGCCGGAGCGTGGGAGCGAGTCAAAATCTGCTTCGACCCCACGTGCTGGCCGCCCGTGCCGGGCGCTATCCTGGAGGCTCATCATGACGCACCTCGCCACCCTCTATCAGACCGACTATGCCCAATGGGCACAGCGCAACGCCGAACTGCTGCGCGCGCGCCGCTTCGAGGAGCAATTGATCATCTCCGCGCTGGCAAGCGCTTGGGATGATGGTCGCGATCTCGCCATCCGCGAGACCGGTCTCGATCCCGATCCCGATCGATTCCCGGAGGACATCCTCTACCGTCTGGAACAGTCGTTCGACCCCGATTCCTGGCCCCCAGCATCAAGCCCCTCGCCCTTTGGTAAAGCACCGCCGTTTCGGCGTTATATTTGATTTAACCGGCATCGCTGACCCCTAACAACCCTGCTCATCTGTGGAGTTCCTTCCATGACCGCCGCCCGCCTGCCGTCCGACTCCGTTTCCACCACGCTCAACTCCGCCTATCAGGTGTTGCGCGAGGCCGATCCCAGCCAAAACTCCGGGCGGCGCGAGGTCGTCTTCATCGACACCAGCTTGGTCGACTGGGAGGTGTTGGCCAAGGGCGTCCGTCTTGGGGTGGAGGTGGTGCTGCTGGATGGCAGCCAGGACGGGCTGGCGCAGATGGCTGCGTGGGCAGAGGGCAAGAGCGGCTATGACGCGATTCATCTGCTGAGCCACGGCGCGGTGGGTCAGGTGCGGCTGGGCACGGCGACCCTGGACAACGCGGCGTTATCAGCCCGTGCGGCGGAACTGACGGCGCTGGGCGCGGCGCTCACCGAGGCGGGCGATGTGCTGCTGTACGGCTGCAATGTGGCCGCCGGGCAGGCCGGGGTGGATTTTGTGCAGAAGCTGGCGCGTGCGACTGGGGCGGATGTGGCGGCGTCGGAGGATGCGACGGGGGCGGCGAACAAAGGTGGGGATTGGTTTTTGGAATCCGCTACTGGTTTAATCGGCCAGCCCAGTATTGAAGAGAAAGAATACGATGGAGTATTGCCAGCAACTACGCTTTCGGCAGGGGATATTGCTGTCGTGGGCATGAATGCTGACTCAGGCACTTATGCACAATACTGGGCTTTTGTACCGTTGGTTAATATTGGTAGCGGAACGGTAATTCATTTTACTGATGTTGGTATAGATACTAACGGTGCTTTTATCACAGTCAATGCAACGGAATACCATTTAACTTGGAGGTAGTGCCCCAATCTATAGGATCTAAAATCTGACTGGATTTATTCAAACATGAATCACTGCCCAACTTGCAACACCACCAAGATCGTGAAGAATGGATTTAATGCAACCGGAAAGCAAAACCATCTTTGTCGGGAATGTGGCCGTCAATTCGTGATTGACCCCTTAGTTTCAGCGATTTCTGAAGAGACCAAATCGCTGATCGATCGACTGCTTCTTGAACGGATTGCGCTTGCTGGTATCGCGCGTGTTGCAAATGTCTCTGAATCCTGGTTGCAAATCTATGTCAATCAAAAATACGAGGGCGTTCCGCGCCAATTAAACGTGCCAAAGTTGTCTGATTTTCGACTGGTTGTCGAGTGCGACGAACTGTGGTCATTTGTTTTGAAAAAAGATGAAAAA is part of the Thiocystis violascens DSM 198 genome and encodes:
- a CDS encoding adenylyltransferase/cytidyltransferase family protein, coding for MRNPEQAAADFSAALHQDAPDSVPTSQQRVQLGLCLGLAHYALNQIPQCLTATRPALQLAATLPWPSQAPPVPGHFDATQAQALLERLLVALCAAGIHAFAAFGTLLGLVREGRLLANDKDLDVIVPITDFERTLALLPTLGWQPAWIPLNASNFRAFVHRETGVTLDILGYTFDAQRHKVIGGWWPTGRPIAEGRVLEFSDFTLVRRQSASGPFWTPQAPETLLAEMYGPGWRQPDPDYEGYLGAPALVNFTDFTRAIGYLRLLEAWLGGHRTRVDRLLDSLTRRDPRDPILPAWRGPGAPSPPAIRIGGTVGCFDLLHVGHLRFLQAARKGCATLKVGVCTDRGAWRSKQCRPTIPQEQRLELIRGLACVDDACLFEGTLAETRAAADWIEAWGVDGLFVSEDWAGSPRWLALEPLLGARGIRCVWLPYTGGVSSTLIRAQLKTADRPDAVACIARPEPGA
- a CDS encoding DUF4347 domain-containing protein, which translates into the protein MTAARLPSDSVSTTLNSAYQVLREADPSQNSGRREVVFIDTSLVDWEVLAKGVRLGVEVVLLDGSQDGLAQMAAWAEGKSGYDAIHLLSHGAVGQVRLGTATLDNAALSARAAELTALGAALTEAGDVLLYGCNVAAGQAGVDFVQKLARATGADVAASEDATGAANKGGDWFLESATGLIGQPSIEEKEYDGVLPATTLSAGDIAVVGMNADSGTYAQYWAFVPLVNIGSGTVIHFTDVGIDTNGAFITVNATEYHLTWR